Proteins from a single region of Schistocerca gregaria isolate iqSchGreg1 unplaced genomic scaffold, iqSchGreg1.2 ptg001361l, whole genome shotgun sequence:
- the LOC126330798 gene encoding LOW QUALITY PROTEIN: ribosome biogenesis protein NSA2 homolog (The sequence of the model RefSeq protein was modified relative to this genomic sequence to represent the inferred CDS: deleted 1 base in 1 codon) — protein sequence KRESRLAYKKALLAKKLTGLRAKLYHQRRHKEKIEMKKTIQMLREKQSKHSEGEIVKDGAVPAYLLDRQNVSRAKVLSNMLKQKRKEKAGKWQVPLPKVRSISQDEMFQVIRTGSRKEKAWKRMITKVTYVPNTFVRAPPKYERMIRPMALRFKKANVTHPELKVTLCLEILGVKKNPQSPMYTNLGVITKGTIIEVNVADLGLVTQTGHVIWGKYAQVCNNPENDGCINAVLLV from the exons AAACGCGAGAGTCGTCTGGCCTACAAGAAGGCCCTATTAGCCAAGAAACTGACGGGTCTGAGAGCGAAGCTGTATCACCAGCGACGCCATAAGGAAAAGATCGAGATGAAGAAGAC GATCCAAATGCTCCGAGAAAAACAGAGCAAACATAGCGAAGGAGAGATTGTCAAAGACGGCGCTGTACCAGCCTATCTTTTGGATCGTCAAAACGTGTCGCGTGCCAAGGTTCTGAGCAACATGCTTAAGCAGAAGAGAAAGGAAAAAGCTGGAAAATGGCAAGTTCCGCTTCCCAAAGTCAGATCGATCTCCCAAGATGAAATGTTTCAAGTCATTCGAACAGGCAGCAGAAAG GAAAAAGCCTGGAAACGTATGATTACCAAAGTGACCTACGTCCCCAATACGTTCGTCCGCGCGCCACCAAAGTACGAAAGGATGATCCGACCTATGGCATTGAGATTCAAAAAAGCCAATGTCACTCATCCAGAGCTGAAAGTGACGCTGTGTCTAGAGATATTGGGCGTCAAGAAAAACCCCCAATCCCCTATGTACACCAATTTAGGTGTGATCACAAAGGGAACCATCATCGAGGTCAATGTCGCCGACCTTGGACTGGTCACGCAAACCGGGCACGTCATTTGGGGAAAATATGCTCAGGTTTGTAACAATCCAGAAAACGACGGCTGTATCAATGCCGTCCTTCTTGTCTAA
- the LOC126330797 gene encoding uncharacterized protein LOC126330797, producing the protein MDDPSALNHLVVTLLTNVDLMINSLVDSKKKEFNLDHNNKHWIAIKPPVYAFFFHLLHFFKQILEPEMKTFILKSLEKILKYMLPFKKLQKLYLKRMLQIWSDPTTPDKPRILAFLILCRMLVQFPYPFINKCLKGIYIYYINTAKFVSEKTLAVDAFMRNCIVEVYSVDFVSSYQHAFVYIRELAQQLRKAYQTHTRDRYKAIYSFQYLHSIKVWVQLVTKFPTQKELGLLCYPLIQLLHGMICLNTIPAYFPMRLHCVELLNHLANASKVFTNGSFYLLEILSSKELLDKPKPSMAKQFSLKYHIKVPPNIFATRIYQNTIFEQTIFLLTEYLAIFSSSIAFPELCVFVLSSLRKFRKKCSNPIFCKQVKLLLTKIELTVKLIQAKRAQLEFSPDQLASIPKYLCDNNTPLYLYYQDLARSRSKEQDLLSNRSSNVAETPSITDTAKSHPSRSRLGKDSNVTGNPSTVDTVKPRPSLNRARKKTLSMRLVSRVRKHNNSNEDIVQDTNDTLLDTKQ; encoded by the coding sequence ATGGACGATCCATCGGCACTGAATCACTTGGTTGTTACTCTACTCACAAATGTAGATTTAATGATCAATTCATTGGTTGACAGCAAGAAGAAGGAATTCAACCTAGACCATAATAATAAGCACTGGATTGCTATCAAGCCACCTGTTTATGCCTTCTTtttccatttgctgcattttttcaaACAGATTTTGGAGCCAGAAATGAAAACCTTCATCCTCAAATCACTCGAAAAAATTCTTAAATATATGTTGCCCTTCAAAAAATTGCAAAAACTCTATTTGAAAAGGATGTTGCAAATATGGAGCGACCCCACCACACCTGACAAACCGAGAATCCTCGCATTTTTGATACTATGCCGCATGCTCGTCCAATTCCCATATCCCTTTATCAACAAATGCCTAAAGGGCATCTATATCTATTATATCAATACAGCCAAATTCGTCAGCGAAAAAACGCTCGCTGTCGACGCGTTTATGCGCAATTGCATCGTTGAAGTCTATTCTGTCGATTTCGTCTCCAGCTACCAACACGCCTTCGTATACATCCGAGAGCTCGCCCAACAACTTAGAAAAGCCTATCagacacacacgcgagacagatacaaaGCTATTTATTCCTTCCAGTACCTCCACTCAATCAAAGTATGGGTCCAACTCGTCACCAAATTTCCTACTCAAAAGGAACTCGGCCTCTTATGCTACCCACTTATCCAACTCCTTCACGGCATGATATGTCTAAATACCATTCCTGCCTATTTCCCTATGCGGCTTCACTGTGTTGAACTTCTGAACCATCTCGCTAACGCCTCCAAGGTGTTCACAAACGGATCCTTCTACCTCCTAGAAATCCTGTCCTCCAAGGAATTACTCGACAAGCCAAAACCATCTATGGCCAAACAGTTTTCTCTAAAATACCACATCAAGGTCCCACCTAACATATTTGCTACTCGCATCTACCAAAACACCATCTTCGAACAAACCATCTTCTTACTCACCGAATACCTCGCCATCTTTTCCAGCTCCATTGCTTTTCCGGAACTGTGTGTTTTCGTGCTCAGCTCGCTGAGAAAGTTCCGAAAAAAATGCTCTAACCCAATTTTCTGCAAACAAGTAAAGCTCCTTCTCACCAAAATCGAACTCACCGTCAAACTCATCCAAGCCAAAAGAGCTCAACTCGAATTCAGTCCGGACCAGCTTGCGTCTATCCCTAAATACCTATGTGACAATAATACACCTCTGTATTTGTACTACCAAGACTTGGCTCGGTCCAGGTCAAAAGAACAAGACCTGCTCTCTAACCGCAGCTCCAATGTCGCCGAAACCCCTTCAATCACAGACACCGCCAAATCACACCCCTCTCGCAGCCGTCTTGGCAAAGATTCTAACGTCACCGGAAATCCTTCAACCGTTGACACCGTCAAACCGCGCCCCTCTCTCAACCGTGCTAGAAAAAAAACTCTTAGCATGCGCCTAGTCTCGCGTGTCCGCAAACACAACAATTCAAACGAAGACATCGTTCAGGATACCAATGACACCTTGCTTGAcactaaacaataa